The Papaver somniferum cultivar HN1 chromosome 3, ASM357369v1, whole genome shotgun sequence genome includes a region encoding these proteins:
- the LOC113360765 gene encoding F-box protein At5g07610-like, with protein sequence MKTDYTNKYQIEIYSSQTKSWRLSGEPFPSARDTYDKPGVFWNGNLLWIRNWKDYSRFNIEQESLKTTPVPSRHDTGGWDSMMIKSDYFGECNGHLYFIEIYHSSATQFHVFEMENDYSRWNVKYRINLEQLIIAYPGIIENHVEANEFFHHQYNFTVLLVDEDAVSAKLVLQIPDRIISYDLNEMSFNDILDLPNIHPTDAVSFSNPRCSAYHYIDSIASI encoded by the coding sequence ATGAAAACTGACTACACCAACAAGTATCAGATTGAAATTTACTCCTCCCAAACAAAATCTTGGAGGCTCTCTGGAGAACCTTTTCCATCAGCAAGGGATACTTATGATAAGCCTGGCGTATTTTGGAATGGGAACTTGCTCTGGATTCGTAACTGGAAAGATTATTCACGTTTCAATATCGAACAAGAATCGCTGAAGACAACGCCGGTGCCTTCGAGACACGATACTGGTGGCTGGGATAGTATGATGATTAAAAGTGATTATTTTGGAGAATGCAATGGGCATTTGTATTTTATTGAGATTTATCATTCCTCTGCCACTCAATTCCACGTCTTCGAAATGGAGAATGATTACTCGAGGTGGAACGTAAAATATCGTATTAATCTTGAACAATTGATAATTGCTTATCCAGGTATCATTGAAAATCATGTTGAAGCTAACGAGTTTTTCCACCATCAGTACAATTTCACCGTATTGCTGGTTGACGAAGACGCCGTATCAGCTAAGTTAGTGTTACAAATACCAGACAGGATTATATCCTATGATCTAAATGAAATGAGTTTCAATGACATTCTTGATTTACCAAACATTCATCCTACGGATGCAGTTTCGTTTTCGAATCCTCGGTGTAGTGCTTATCATTATATCGATTCAATAGCGTCTATTTGA